One genomic window of Candidatus Kuenenia stuttgartiensis includes the following:
- a CDS encoding IS1634 family transposase, whose amino-acid sequence MFIREKIKKVNGGKSYIQHQLIESIRTPSGPRQQIVLNLGQLSLPEEKWKTLANCIEGFLANQKTLFPQDPEIEAKARHYASQIRQERLDRAQERITGGESAGEEPAQYEHVNINSLITNDAKTVGAEHVAISQMNEYGFDKILQGLDFTDDQIAYSKMLIVGRMVHPGSERDTVRWLSETSGAGELLDSGVKLYDKALHRAAVLLWENHAAIEQELSKRAREIFSLKETVILYDLTNTYFEGSKRGSKVARRYKSKESRNDCPLITLSLTVDEEGFPKQSKVFEGNVSEPGTLKDILDGLKKEDGMFSNDRTIVMDAGIATEENIALIRKSGYKYVVVSRKKSFEDTFWPETDEEKIMLSDGKTTLGMKLVRTEEEAFLLCHSEAKEAKESKEKSILSLKEQRFEEALSAIKEGLEKPKRQKKYDTIIERIGRLKERYKVGNLYTIKVEQTDGKATDIKFKKNAQAQAKEEAIGTYVLRTNRLDLSGEEISKLHRSLSTVEESFKTMKGNLGLRPNFHHTDTPTIAHVHVTVLAYHILAGILKKLRTAGVHYNWNTIRNILATHIRVTTTMNTKDGCVIDVRTCTAPTEKQHTIYNKLQIKHTPLGRKNIKSPMKTQRCSAEK is encoded by the coding sequence ATAGTCTTAAACCTTGGGCAGCTTAGTCTGCCCGAGGAGAAGTGGAAGACCCTTGCCAATTGCATTGAAGGATTTTTAGCAAATCAAAAAACGTTGTTTCCTCAAGATCCTGAAATAGAGGCGAAAGCAAGGCATTATGCCAGCCAGATAAGACAGGAGCGGTTGGACAGGGCGCAAGAACGTATTACCGGCGGTGAATCAGCAGGGGAAGAACCTGCTCAATACGAGCACGTGAATATTAATTCCCTGATAACAAATGATGCAAAGACCGTAGGCGCCGAACACGTGGCCATAAGCCAAATGAATGAATACGGGTTTGATAAGATATTGCAAGGGCTTGATTTTACAGATGACCAGATTGCCTATTCCAAGATGCTCATTGTGGGGAGAATGGTTCATCCCGGCAGCGAGCGTGATACCGTGCGATGGCTTTCTGAAACAAGCGGGGCGGGAGAGCTGTTGGACTCAGGGGTTAAACTGTATGATAAAGCGCTGCATCGCGCGGCAGTCTTGCTTTGGGAGAATCATGCCGCCATAGAGCAAGAGTTGTCAAAGCGGGCGCGAGAGATATTTTCCCTTAAAGAGACGGTGATTTTATATGATTTAACAAATACCTATTTTGAGGGTAGCAAAAGAGGGAGTAAGGTGGCCCGGCGCTACAAATCAAAAGAGAGCCGTAATGATTGTCCGTTAATTACGCTATCCCTTACCGTTGATGAAGAGGGATTTCCCAAGCAGAGCAAGGTTTTTGAGGGCAATGTGTCGGAGCCTGGTACCCTAAAAGATATTTTGGATGGATTAAAAAAAGAAGACGGTATGTTTTCAAATGATAGAACGATAGTTATGGACGCAGGGATAGCAACGGAAGAGAACATTGCGCTTATCAGGAAGAGTGGCTATAAATATGTGGTCGTCTCGCGCAAGAAATCTTTTGAAGATACTTTTTGGCCTGAAACGGACGAAGAGAAGATTATGTTATCAGACGGGAAAACAACGTTGGGCATGAAATTAGTCCGTACTGAAGAAGAGGCATTCCTTTTATGCCACAGCGAGGCAAAAGAGGCAAAAGAGTCAAAAGAGAAGTCCATCCTTTCCCTGAAAGAACAAAGGTTTGAAGAGGCGCTCTCGGCAATAAAAGAAGGATTAGAGAAGCCAAAAAGACAGAAAAAATATGATACGATCATAGAGAGGATAGGCCGGTTAAAAGAACGCTACAAGGTGGGCAATTTATATACGATCAAAGTGGAACAGACGGATGGCAAAGCGACCGATATCAAATTTAAGAAAAATGCTCAGGCGCAAGCAAAGGAAGAAGCCATAGGCACGTATGTATTACGGACAAACCGACTTGATCTTAGCGGGGAAGAGATATCAAAGCTCCATAGGTCGTTGAGTACTGTTGAGGAAAGTTTTAAAACAATGAAAGGCAACCTTGGTTTACGGCCAAACTTTCACCACACAGATACCCCAACCATTGCCCACGTGCATGTCACTGTATTGGCCTATCACATACTTGCCGGGATATTAAAAAAGCTAAGAACCGCAGGGGTTCATTATAATTGGAATACGATTCGTAATATCCTTGCCACCCATATAAGGGTAACAACGACCATGAACACAAAGGACGGCTGCGTTATTGACGTCAGAACCTGCACAGCGCCCACGGAAAAGCAGCACACGATTTACAATAAACTACAAATTAAACATACACCATTAGGCAGAAAAAATATAAAATCACCCATGAAAACTCAAAGATGTAGTGCCGAAAAATGA